A single Biomphalaria glabrata chromosome 2, xgBioGlab47.1, whole genome shotgun sequence DNA region contains:
- the LOC106050552 gene encoding uncharacterized protein LOC106050552 encodes MEPSTPWTKKSRLPRPKDRLWMATLMVTLCSLWGVRASIEHLNYFNISYIFNRAAPMIEFNVTTSEVHGLRIVHFTCVTKLKFKQPIEMSIYSWPTISNGLPSYMAGFERVPKKKKPIRWTMAKNIALNGDLHKICVDITEPFYRQFGQYRCKAKGINNDNIIVEFVSTPFSLSEQWFLSRFP; translated from the exons ATGGAACCCTCAACACCGTGGACTAAAAAATCGAGGTTGCCTAGACCCAAGGACAGGCTTTGGATGGCTACTCTCATGGTCACTTTATGTTCCCTATGGGGTGTGAGAGCATCCATTGaacatttaaactatttcaACATCAGCTACATCTTCAACAGGGCCGCCCCCATGATCGAGTTTAATGTCACTACAAGTGAA GTCCATGGTCTACGCATTGTACATTTTACCTGCGTAACGAAATTGAAATTCAAGCAGCCAATAGAAATGAGCATCTATTCGTGGCCCACAATCAGTAACGG ATTGCCTTCATACATGGCTGGATTTGAAAGGGTCCCCAAAAAGAAGAAACCCATCAGGTGGACCATGGCTAAAAACATTGCATTGAATGGAGACCTGCACAAAATTTGTGTTGATATCACAGAACCCTTCTACAGACAGTTCGGACA GTACAGGTGCAAAGCCAAGGGCATCAACAATGACAACATCATAGTGGAGTTTGTCAGTACACCATTCTCATTATCGGAACAGTGGTTCTTGTCTAGGTTTCCATAA